A genomic stretch from Pagrus major chromosome 3, Pma_NU_1.0 includes:
- the bet1 gene encoding BET1 homolog, whose protein sequence is MRRGNLGEGGYGNYVASGYSVHEEENEQLQEGLRTKVSALKSLTIEIGTEVKYQNKMLEDMDTDFDSTGGLLGATIGRVKQLSRGSQTKLLCYMLLFCLFVFFVLYWFIKLR, encoded by the exons ATGAGGCGCGGGAATTTGG GTGAAGGAGGCTATGGGAATTATGTAGCGAGTGGATACAGTGTGCATGAAGAGGAAAATGAACAGCTACAGGAAGGACTGAGGACTAAAGTCAGCGCTTTGAAAAGT CTGACTATAGAGATTGGAACGGAAGTGAAATaccagaataaaatgctggAGGACATG GACACAGACTTTGACTCAACAGGCGGCCTGCTTGGTGCCACCATCGGcagagtgaagcagctgtccagGGGCAGTCAGACTAAACTGTTGTGCTAcatgctgcttttctgtttgttcgTCTTCTTTGTCCTGTACTGGTTCATCAAGCTGAGGTGA